From Phalacrocorax carbo chromosome 6, bPhaCar2.1, whole genome shotgun sequence, a single genomic window includes:
- the MRPS14 gene encoding small ribosomal subunit protein uS14m has product MAAWALAGALWAARQVLPSSCTKQVRSYYVDWRMLRDVKRRKLAYEYADERLRINAIRKNTILPKELQEVADKEIADLPRDSCPVRIRNRCVLTSRPRGVKRRWRLSRIVFRHFADHAQMSGIQRAMW; this is encoded by the exons ATGGCGGCGTGGGCCCTCGCCGGTGCGCTGTGGGCCGCTCGGCAG gtTCTCCCCTCATCGTGCACGAAGCAAGTGCGGAGCTACTACGTGGACTGGAGGATGCTGCGGGATGTCAAGAGAAGGAAACTGGCATACGAGTACGCGGATGAGAGGCTGCGGATCAACGCCATCCGGAAGAACACCATCCTTCCCAAGGAGCTGCAG GAAGTGGCTGATAAAGAGATTGCTGACTTGCCCCGGGACAGCTGCCCTGTGAGGATCCGAAATAGGTGTGTGCTGACATCCCGCCCTCGGGGGGTGAAGCGGCGTTGGAGGCTCAGCAGAATTGTTTTCCGCCATTTTGCTGACCATGCGCAGATGTCTGGGATACAGAGGGCTATGTGGTAG
- the TNN gene encoding tenascin-N, translating to MDFQSWLAFPMGVLLCCAVQMSAIQQPASHNCTTDGQGISFSHSYKIDLPTSSQIKVEADPLQHEDNKVQLDPGEAEENEEQNIIFRHNIHVHTPKGHCETLTHIKGLLERMEKLEKEVAELREVCSPQKCCGGSQGVPHCKGRGTLLYETCSCKCAEGWEGSDCSRPTCPSHCSGHGLCDGGKCICDEPYFGEDCGQQLCPENCSGNGICDVAKGVCRCYQEFTGEDCSEKRCPGDCSGNGFCDTGECYCHDGFFGLDCSQVLAPQKLQLLNSTENSLAVSWHHMIDMDNYIISYYPVGYETLVTQVHVPKEQLSYEIVGLRPGTTYNVTLRHVKKGIASEPKYLEASTVLSVLNAIRVTDEMEHSLEVEWENPPKGVDYYKLKFRPLLEMDEKQVMVPKSNDQMSRHIMTGLKPGTEYEVTIIPVKDDTEGKPSSVSGRTGLDSPTNVATDRVTEDTATVSWNKVEAPIDRYVVRYTSANADIKEIEVGSENDSITLLDLKPGMEYVIQMWAEKGPQRSKKTSTKAVTEIDSPTELSTDQVTEDAITVSWNKVQASIDRYRVSYTSANGDTEEREVEKDKNITTLAGLKPGVEYVIYIWAEKGEQKSKRASTEAVTEMDSPKNLVTDHVTEDSATISWDGVQAPIDKYMVSYASADGDAKEIEVGKDRSATTLTGLKPGMKYTIHLWAELGSKHSKTVSIDTLTEIDPPKNLHVSDVTHSTGIVTWTPPAAQIDGYALTYQGRDGTSKEVRLGPSGQRFVLEGLEQGVRYTIFVMAYKGDRQSIKTRSTFSTVSFLYPYPADCSQMQQNGNASSSMYTIYLNGDVSRPMQVYCDMTTDGGGWIVFQRRSTGKLDFYKRWKNYVEGFGDPTGEFWLGLDKLHNLTSSSPIHYELRVDLQTATESVYAVYDFFQVASSKERYRLSVGNYRGNAGDAMTYHNGWKFTTWDRDNDVSLSNCALTHHGAWWYKNCHLANLNGKYGETKHSEGVNWEPWKGHEFSIPFTEMKIRPQSSRNKPVLGRKKRSQGRGRSGLN from the exons ATGGATTTCCAGAGCTGGCTTGCCTTCCCAATGGGAGtattgctgtgctgtgctgttcaAATGTCTGCCATTCAACAACCTGCATCTCACAACTGCACCACTGATGGTCAAGGAATATCCTTCAGCCACTCCTACAAGATTGACCTGCCCACATCCTCCCAGATTAAGGTGGAGGCAGATCCATTACAGCATGAAGACAACAAGGTGCAGCTAGATCCTGGGGAGGCTGAGGAAAATGAAGAGCAGAATATTATCTTTAGGCACAACATCCATGTTCATACACCCAAAGGGCACTGTGAAACTTTGACCCACATTAAGGGTCTACTTGAGAGGATGGAGAAGCTGGAGAAAGAAGTGGCAGAGCTGAGAGAAGTCTGCAGCCCTCAGAAGTGCTGTGGGGGAAGCCAAG GTGTCCCACATTGCAAGGGCCGTGGGACTTTGCTCTATGAGACTTGCAGCTGTAAGTGTGCCGAGGGCTGGGAGGGAAGCGACTGCTCCCgccccacctgccccagccacTGCAGTGGCCATGGGCTCTGCGATGGTGGGAAGTGTATCTGCGACGAGCCTTACTTTGGTGAGGACTGCGGCCAGCAGCTCTGTCCTGAGAACTGCAGCGGCAACGGCATCTGTGACGTAGCCAAAGGGGTCTGCCGGTGCTACCAGGAGTTCACTGGGGAGGACTGCAGTGAGAAACGATGTCCCGGGGACTGCAGTGGCAATGGATTCTGTGATACAGGAGAGTGCTACTGCCATGATGGCTTCTTTGGCCTTGACTGCTCCCAGG TGCTTGCTCCTcagaagctgcagctgctgaactCCACTGAGAACTCTCTGGCTGTCAGCTGGCATCACATGATTGATATGGATAATTACATAATTAGCTATTATCCTGTAGGATATGAGACACTGGTGACACAAGTCCATGTGCCCAAAGAGCAGCTCAGCTATGAGATTGTGGGTCTCCGCCCTGGCACCACATATAATGTCACGCTTCGTCATGTGAAGAAGGGGATTGCCAGTGAGCCCAAATATCTAGAAGCAAGTACAG TCCTGTCTGTACTCAATGCCATCCGGGTGACAGACGAGATGGAGCATTCCCTGGAAGTGGAGTGGGAGAACCCACCAAAAGGTGTGGATTATTACAAGCTGAAGTTCAGACCCCTGCTGGAGATGGATGAGAAGCAGGTCATGGTGCCCAAAAGCAATGACCAGATGAGCAGACACATCATGACTG GCTTGAAACCTGGCACAGAGTATGAGGTCACCATAATACCTGTGAAAGATGATACAGAGGGGAAACCATCCTCAGTGAGTGGTAGGACTG GACTTGATAGCCCAACCAATGTGGCAACTGACCGAGTGACAGAGGATACAGCCACTGTCTCATGGAATAAAGTTGAGGCTCCCATAGACAGGTACGTGGTGAGATACACCTCAGCCAATGCGGACATCAAGGAAATAGAGGTGGGGAGTGAAAATGACAGCATCACCTTACTGGACCTGAAGCCAGGCATGGAATATGTCATCCAGATGTGGGCAGAGAAGGGACCCCAGCGGAGCAAGAAGACAAGCACCAAAGCCGTGACAG AAATTGACAGCCCAACTGAGCTGTCAACCGACCAAGTGACAGAGGATGCAATTACTGTTTCCTGGAACAAAGTCCAGGCTTCAATAGACAGGTACAGAGTGAGCTACACCTCGGCTAATGGGGACACAGAGGAGCGAGAggtggagaaagacaagaacaTCACTACCTTGGCAGGACTGAAGCCAGGCGTGGAGTATGTCATTTACATCTGGGCAGAAAAGGGAGAACAAAAGAGCAAGAGGGCTAGTACTGAGGCTGTGACAG AAATGGACAGCCCAAAGAATCTGGTAACTGACCACGTGACAGAGGACTCAGCCACCATCTCCTGGGATGGTGTCCAAGCACCTATAGACAAGTATATGGTGAGCTATGCTTCTGCTGATGGGGATGCCAAGGAAATAGAAGTGGGGAAGGACAGGAGCGCTACTACCCTGACAGGACTGAAACCAGGCATGAAGTACACCATCCATctctgggcagagctggggagcaaGCATAGCAAGACAGTGAGCATTGACACACTGACAG aGATTGATCCTCCTAAGAACCTCCATGTATCAGATGTGACTCATTCTACTGGCATAGTTACCTGGactcctcctgcagcacagatTGATGGCTACGCTCTGACCTATCAGGGTCGTGATGGCACGAGCAAG GAAGTACGACTGGGTCCTAGTGGACAACGGTTTGTGCTGGAAGGACTGGAACAAGGAGTGAGGTACACCATCTTTGTGATGGCCTATAAGGGAGATCGCCAGAGCATAAAGACACGCAGTACCTTCTCAACAG TTAGCTTTCTCTACCCATATCCCGCGGACTGCAGCCAGATGCAGCAGAACGGAAATGCCTCCAGCAGCATGTACACCATCTACCTGAACGGGGATGTCAGCAGGCCGATGCAGGTGTACTGTGACATGACCACTGATGGAGGCGGCTGGATA GTGTTTCAGAGGCGGAGCACTGGCAAGCTGGACTTCTACAAACGCTGGAAAAATTATGTGGAAGGCTTTGGAGATCCCACAGGGGAATTCTGGCTTG gtcTTGACAAGCTGCACAATCTCACAAGCAGCAGCCCCATCCACTATGAGCTCCGGGTGGATTTGCAGACAGCCACGGAATCTGTCTACGCTGTCTATGACTTCTTCCAGGTTGCCTCGAGCAAGGAAAGATACAGGCTGTCAGTGGGGAATTACAGAGGCAATGCTG GGGATGCAATGACCTACCACAATGGCTGGAAGTTCACAACGTGGGACAGAGACAATGATGTGTCTCTCAGCAACTGTGCTCTGACACACCATGGTGCATGGTGGTACAAGAACTGCCACTTGGCCAACCTCAATGGGAAATATGGGGAGACCAAGCACAGTGAG GGGGTGAACTGGGAGCCATGGAAAGGCCATGAATTCTCCATCCCTTTTACTGAGATGAAGATCCGTCCTCAGTCTTCTCGTAATAAGCCAGtcctggggaggaagaagaggtcTCAGGGAAGGGGAAGATCAGGCTTAAACTGA
- the KIAA0040 gene encoding uncharacterized protein KIAA0040 homolog gives MEQKISSFFNSILELIRTKHEEGVFNTVCLAVLMGLPFVVLIAFIFICCHCCFCSRRRESRKKGSTGSNGQLHAERNKKKKKKKKDEEDLWISAQPKLLLLDKRPSLPI, from the coding sequence ATGGAGCAGAAGATCAGCTCTTTCTTTAATTCCATCTTGGAGCTCATCCGTACCAAGCATGAGGAAGGTGTCTTCAACACTGTCTGCCTGGCTGTGCTGATGGGTCTGCCCTTTGTTGTCctcattgctttcattttcatctgctgtcactgctgcttctgcagccggaggagagaaagcaggaagaaaggtAGCACCGGCAGCAATGGGCAGCTGCATGCTGAgaggaacaagaagaaaaagaagaagaagaaggatgAAGAGGACCTGTGGATCTCTGCTCAGCCCAAGCTGCTTTTGCTAGACAAGAGACCGTCCTTGCCCATCTAG